In a single window of the Allobranchiibius huperziae genome:
- a CDS encoding haloalkane dehalogenase, giving the protein MEVYRTPDAAFAQLPDFPWEPAYAQVADPDGGTMRMAYVDVGPVDGPVALLLHGEPSWSFLYRHVIRELADHGIRCVAPDLIGFGRSDKPLHASDYSYARLVEWTRELVLEHLQLREITLVGQDWGGLIGLRLLAEHPDRFVRVVAANTGLPTGDVDMPEVWWRFRRAVEKAQVLDIGRLVDGGCARPMTPQVRAAYDAPFPDERAKAGPRAMPGLVPTRPDDPASDANRAAWLMLSTCELPFLLPFSDADPITAAMAPILRRHVPGARDRSHPTIERAGHFLQEDAGPELGQVIAQFMQR; this is encoded by the coding sequence ATGGAGGTCTACCGCACCCCCGACGCCGCCTTCGCGCAACTGCCGGACTTTCCATGGGAGCCGGCGTACGCCCAGGTCGCGGATCCGGACGGCGGGACGATGCGGATGGCGTACGTCGACGTCGGACCCGTCGACGGACCGGTGGCTCTGCTGCTGCACGGCGAGCCGTCCTGGTCCTTCCTCTACCGCCACGTGATTCGCGAGCTCGCGGACCACGGGATCCGATGTGTGGCACCCGATCTGATCGGGTTCGGGCGGTCGGATAAGCCGCTGCACGCGTCCGACTACTCCTACGCCCGGCTGGTCGAGTGGACCCGCGAGCTGGTGCTGGAGCACCTGCAACTGCGCGAGATCACCCTGGTCGGCCAGGACTGGGGCGGACTGATCGGGCTGAGGCTGCTCGCCGAGCACCCCGACCGCTTTGTCCGCGTGGTCGCGGCCAACACCGGACTGCCGACCGGCGACGTCGACATGCCGGAGGTCTGGTGGCGCTTCCGCCGCGCCGTGGAGAAGGCGCAGGTGCTCGACATCGGTCGGCTGGTCGACGGTGGGTGCGCGCGCCCGATGACCCCGCAAGTGCGCGCCGCGTACGACGCGCCGTTCCCGGACGAACGCGCCAAGGCGGGTCCGCGCGCGATGCCCGGCCTCGTGCCGACCCGACCCGACGACCCGGCCAGTGACGCGAATCGTGCCGCGTGGCTGATGCTCTCGACCTGCGAACTGCCCTTCCTGCTGCCGTTCAGCGACGCCGATCCGATCACTGCGGCGATGGCACCCATCCTGCGCCGGCACGTCCCGGGCGCCCGGGATCGGAGCCACCCCACGATCGAGCGCGCCGGTCACTTCCTGCAGGAGGACGCGGGTCCGGAACTGGGCCAGGTCATCGCGCAGTTCATGCAGCGCTGA
- a CDS encoding formate/nitrite transporter family protein, whose amino-acid sequence MNEDSGGSQSITSAKGSRDEPELEQAYERLVDEGHDRLDRPLLPLLSTGFLGGVDVGVGVLIYLVVEAKTGDALLASLAFTIGFVALLLASSELFTENFLVPVISVVAKVGTLTQLVRLWVVTLAANLVAGFAMAGMIVVALPDVHDAAIKAGSHYAHLGVSFRSFFLAVLAGAVITLLTRMQHATENLGVRAMAAVMMSFVLVGAQLFHSVLDSILMFAGLLTGRADYGYLDWLGALGWSAFGNLVGGLVLVTGLRLLRTSHRIAESRDEGQTG is encoded by the coding sequence TCCGGCGGTTCCCAGAGCATCACCTCGGCCAAGGGCTCGCGTGACGAGCCGGAGTTGGAGCAGGCCTACGAACGACTGGTCGACGAGGGGCACGACAGGCTGGATCGGCCGCTACTACCGCTGCTGTCGACCGGTTTCCTGGGCGGTGTCGACGTCGGGGTGGGGGTGCTGATCTACCTGGTCGTGGAGGCCAAGACCGGCGACGCCCTACTGGCCTCGCTGGCGTTCACCATCGGCTTCGTGGCGCTGCTGTTGGCCAGCAGCGAGCTGTTCACCGAGAACTTCCTCGTGCCGGTCATCTCCGTGGTCGCCAAGGTGGGCACCCTCACGCAACTGGTGCGGCTGTGGGTCGTGACGTTGGCCGCCAACCTGGTCGCCGGTTTCGCCATGGCGGGGATGATCGTGGTGGCCCTGCCCGACGTACACGACGCCGCGATCAAGGCGGGCTCCCACTACGCCCACCTCGGCGTCTCGTTCCGCTCGTTCTTCCTCGCGGTGCTCGCCGGAGCGGTCATCACGCTGCTGACCCGGATGCAGCACGCGACGGAGAACCTCGGGGTCCGCGCGATGGCCGCGGTGATGATGTCGTTCGTGCTCGTCGGAGCCCAGCTCTTCCACTCCGTGCTGGACTCGATCCTGATGTTCGCCGGGCTGCTGACCGGTCGAGCGGATTACGGCTACCTCGACTGGCTGGGTGCTCTCGGATGGTCGGCGTTCGGCAACCTGGTCGGCGGGCTGGTGCTCGTCACCGGCCTGCGCCTGCTGCGTACGTCGCACCGCATCGCCGAGAGCCGCGACGAGGGTCAGACCGGCTGA